In Syntrophus gentianae, a genomic segment contains:
- a CDS encoding DnaJ C-terminal domain-containing protein: MAEDYYKILGLEKTASSDEIKKAYRKLALKYHPDKNPDNKEAEEQFKKISEAYAVLSDAEKRKQYDSFGSDTFSQRYSQEDIFRNADINSILREFGFGGLGGRPAGARTYRTTGRRTGPYATQRGYDPFAELFGGQPQQYATMPQKGQDLQYNLSISLEESVFGAEKKIALQKADKVDEINIKIPKGISTGKKLRLTGKGNPGVDGGPPGDLYLNISVLPHPLFSREGNDIYVEKTINYSQAALGTTIEVATIDGSTKRIKVPPGTQNNTRIRMKGYGVQGLKGNSKGDQYVKITVSVPKKLSESQAQLIRSLAEEGL; the protein is encoded by the coding sequence ATGGCTGAAGATTATTACAAAATACTCGGATTGGAAAAAACCGCCAGCAGTGATGAGATCAAGAAGGCTTATCGGAAGCTTGCCTTGAAATATCATCCAGACAAGAACCCAGATAATAAAGAAGCTGAAGAGCAGTTTAAAAAAATCAGCGAAGCCTATGCCGTCCTGAGTGATGCTGAAAAACGGAAGCAGTATGACAGCTTTGGTTCAGATACCTTCAGTCAACGTTATTCGCAGGAAGATATTTTCAGAAATGCAGACATCAATTCGATTCTCCGCGAGTTTGGATTCGGTGGTCTAGGGGGGCGTCCTGCCGGTGCGCGGACCTATCGAACGACTGGAAGAAGAACCGGACCGTATGCGACACAAAGAGGATATGATCCCTTTGCCGAACTTTTTGGCGGTCAACCACAACAGTACGCGACAATGCCTCAAAAAGGACAGGATCTTCAGTACAATCTTTCCATTTCCCTTGAAGAATCGGTATTTGGCGCTGAAAAGAAAATCGCCCTTCAAAAGGCAGATAAGGTCGATGAAATCAACATAAAAATCCCAAAAGGAATCAGTACCGGGAAGAAATTAAGGTTGACTGGAAAAGGAAATCCAGGCGTGGATGGTGGACCTCCCGGTGATCTGTACTTGAATATCAGTGTTTTACCCCATCCTTTGTTCTCCAGGGAAGGAAATGACATCTACGTTGAAAAAACCATAAACTACAGCCAGGCGGCTTTGGGAACGACTATTGAAGTCGCAACGATCGACGGTTCAACGAAGCGAATCAAGGTTCCTCCAGGAACTCAAAATAATACACGAATTCGAATGAAGGGATATGGCGTACAAGGCCTCAAAGGAAACAGCAAGGGAGATCAATACGTAAAAATTACGGTTAGTGTTCCTAAAAAACTATCAGAGTCTCAAGCCCAATTAATTCGCTCTCTTGCTGAAGAAGGCCTATAG
- a CDS encoding DUF1285 domain-containing protein — translation MTEIEKKDIPSIDIRIDKDGVWYYEGNEMFRKDILSTFFQELERDSTGKYFIRHNDQIFSIQVEDVPFAVKSIEFSADEKGIESFFSILLTDDSVETLDPATLRMEKDNVIYCAVKGQRFEARFTRSSYYQFAEYIQYDSENNIYYIKINDRIYEISPKE, via the coding sequence ATGACTGAAATAGAGAAAAAGGATATCCCCTCAATCGATATACGAATAGATAAAGACGGCGTCTGGTATTATGAAGGGAATGAGATGTTCCGTAAGGATATTTTATCGACTTTCTTTCAGGAATTGGAGAGAGACTCAACGGGAAAATATTTTATTCGCCACAATGATCAGATCTTTTCCATTCAAGTGGAAGATGTCCCATTCGCCGTAAAATCGATCGAGTTTTCAGCAGATGAAAAGGGTATAGAATCCTTTTTCAGCATCTTGCTCACGGATGACAGTGTGGAAACGTTGGATCCCGCGACATTGCGGATGGAAAAGGATAACGTTATTTATTGCGCTGTTAAAGGCCAGCGTTTCGAAGCACGTTTTACGAGAAGCAGCTATTATCAGTTTGCTGAATATATTCAGTATGATTCAGAAAATAATATTTATTACATAAAGATCAACGACCGAATCTATGAAATTTCTCCTAAAGAATAG
- a CDS encoding DNA polymerase III subunit alpha — MSIEPFVHLHVHTQYSLLDGTIRIKDLVAKAKEYGMQAVAMTDHGNMFGTIDFYQRATKEGIKPIIGCELYVAPSTRFEKSGGSISDISRHLLVLAKDEQGYANLMKLSSMGYLEGFYYRPRVDKDILAKYHEGLIALSACLHGEIADLILKDQFKDAVKSAEIYSNIFGEGNFYLEIMENGLPEQKKANEGLLEISKLLSIPVAATNDCHYLNREDAESHEVLLCIQTGKTLDDKDRMRFSTDAFYFRSPEEMKQLFNYCPEAIDNTKDIASKCNLSFEFGKFYLPKFEVRSDETLEDRLEKVAIQGLEERMPLIIQEQGDGVREVYEKRLADELRIIKSMGFAGYFLIVSDFVAHAKKMNIPVGPGRGSAAGSLVAFALTITDIDPIRYDLFFERFLNPDRISMPDIDIDFCPEGRSDIIRYVTEKYGEDKVSQIITFGTMQARGVIRDVGRALNIPYGEVDSIAKLVPNILNISLADAMEMEPRLQEISKRDEKIRRLLTLSKSLEGLNRHASVHAAGVVISDVPLVERVPLYKSPKDDVTTQFSMNDLSTAGLTKFDFLGLKTLTVIKNALLFIKNGRGIDLDLKNLPLNDEGTYKLLSKGETDGVFQLESEGMKDILVRMKPDCIEDLIALIALYRPGPMKMVPEFIDRKQGKTPIVYEVQQLANILKGTYGVILYQEQVMQIASVIGQYSMSEADTLRKAMGKKDTAKMEKERPKFLEGAKRNGIPEQKAAKIWDQMETFAEYGFNKSHSTAYAMVTYQTAYLKAHYPVEFMAALLTSEKDNRDKIIKYIHVCKEMGITILPPDINESLRDFSVTGDYIRFGLAAIKNVGIGAIDAMIAARQEGGGFSSFEDFCSRADLKKVNKRVLESLIKCGAFDSTGQKRRQLMTDHEEIIERAQKRLREKISRQASFFDDLDDQGTLDQGAPAESPQSEISEWDPKELLAYEKEFLGFYVTGHPLEGYASKISMVTSGDSATILEKGDKESVALAGVVAGIREVFTKKKEIMAYVSLEDLKGATDVIFFPEIYKKVSDILHGEAPVFVKGILDVAEENVKVIAEEASLLSETEYNPFTSVHFMVDVQKRDSEDLIDALSHLGERHKGKYDAYLHILNASCETLVYLGEQAKFSISPELKREADRMLGEGVMMFM; from the coding sequence ATGTCCATCGAACCGTTCGTTCACTTACATGTCCATACCCAGTACAGTCTTCTTGACGGTACCATTCGAATCAAGGACCTTGTTGCCAAAGCCAAGGAATACGGCATGCAGGCCGTTGCTATGACGGATCATGGCAACATGTTTGGAACCATTGATTTTTACCAGAGGGCGACGAAAGAGGGCATCAAACCCATTATCGGCTGTGAACTCTATGTGGCTCCGAGTACTCGATTTGAAAAGTCAGGCGGCAGTATCAGCGACATATCGCGCCATCTTCTCGTGCTGGCCAAGGACGAACAGGGTTATGCAAACCTGATGAAACTGTCTTCGATGGGATATCTGGAAGGATTCTATTATCGTCCCCGTGTTGATAAGGATATTTTAGCGAAATATCATGAAGGCCTTATCGCCTTAAGTGCCTGTCTGCATGGAGAGATCGCCGACCTGATCTTAAAGGATCAGTTTAAAGATGCAGTAAAGTCAGCTGAAATATATAGTAATATCTTTGGTGAGGGGAATTTCTATCTTGAGATTATGGAAAACGGTTTGCCTGAACAGAAAAAGGCAAACGAAGGGCTTTTGGAAATTTCTAAACTTCTTTCGATTCCGGTGGCCGCGACAAACGACTGTCATTACCTGAATCGTGAGGATGCCGAATCCCATGAAGTTCTGTTATGCATTCAGACAGGCAAGACACTGGATGACAAGGATCGGATGCGGTTTTCTACCGATGCCTTTTACTTTCGCTCGCCCGAAGAGATGAAGCAGTTGTTTAACTATTGCCCGGAAGCAATTGACAATACAAAGGATATAGCAAGTAAGTGCAATCTTTCCTTTGAGTTTGGAAAATTTTATCTTCCCAAATTCGAAGTCCGTAGCGACGAAACCCTGGAAGATCGACTGGAAAAAGTTGCAATCCAGGGACTCGAAGAACGCATGCCCCTCATTATTCAAGAGCAGGGTGATGGAGTCAGAGAGGTTTATGAGAAGAGGCTTGCTGATGAACTGAGAATCATCAAATCCATGGGATTTGCCGGCTACTTCCTGATCGTTTCCGATTTTGTCGCCCACGCTAAAAAAATGAACATTCCTGTCGGTCCGGGGCGTGGTTCCGCGGCGGGGAGTCTGGTCGCCTTTGCCCTGACCATCACAGACATAGATCCGATCCGTTACGACCTCTTCTTCGAGAGATTTCTCAATCCCGATAGAATCAGCATGCCCGATATCGATATTGATTTCTGCCCCGAGGGACGCAGCGACATCATCCGCTATGTAACAGAAAAATATGGTGAAGATAAGGTCTCTCAGATCATTACGTTCGGGACAATGCAGGCCCGGGGCGTGATCCGTGACGTGGGACGGGCGCTTAACATCCCTTATGGCGAGGTGGACTCCATCGCCAAGCTTGTTCCGAACATCTTGAATATCTCTCTGGCCGACGCCATGGAGATGGAACCGCGCCTGCAGGAGATTTCGAAACGGGATGAAAAGATCCGCCGTTTATTGACCCTTTCAAAATCACTGGAAGGATTGAATCGCCATGCCTCTGTACATGCCGCTGGAGTCGTGATTTCAGACGTTCCGCTCGTGGAGAGGGTTCCTCTCTACAAGAGTCCAAAAGACGACGTCACGACGCAATTTTCAATGAATGACCTTTCTACCGCGGGGTTGACCAAATTCGATTTTCTCGGTTTGAAAACACTCACGGTCATCAAAAACGCCCTGTTATTCATTAAAAACGGTCGGGGAATCGATCTGGATCTGAAAAATCTTCCCCTGAATGATGAAGGAACCTACAAACTTCTCAGCAAAGGCGAGACAGACGGGGTTTTTCAACTGGAAAGCGAAGGGATGAAGGATATCCTCGTGCGCATGAAGCCGGACTGCATCGAAGATCTGATCGCCCTCATCGCCCTCTATCGTCCGGGACCCATGAAAATGGTTCCGGAATTCATTGATAGAAAGCAGGGAAAAACACCCATCGTTTATGAAGTACAGCAACTGGCAAACATCCTGAAGGGGACCTATGGCGTCATCCTTTATCAGGAACAGGTGATGCAGATTGCCAGTGTCATCGGCCAATATTCCATGTCCGAGGCGGATACGCTCCGGAAGGCAATGGGTAAGAAAGATACCGCCAAAATGGAAAAGGAGCGGCCGAAATTTCTGGAAGGGGCAAAAAGGAACGGCATTCCGGAACAGAAGGCGGCGAAGATCTGGGACCAGATGGAGACCTTTGCCGAGTATGGTTTCAACAAGTCTCACAGTACGGCCTACGCAATGGTCACCTATCAGACCGCCTATCTCAAGGCTCACTATCCCGTGGAGTTCATGGCGGCCTTGCTGACCAGTGAAAAAGATAACCGGGACAAGATCATCAAGTACATTCATGTGTGCAAGGAAATGGGGATTACGATTCTACCCCCGGATATTAACGAATCCCTGCGCGATTTCAGTGTAACCGGCGATTATATTCGTTTTGGTCTGGCTGCCATAAAAAATGTCGGAATCGGGGCCATCGATGCCATGATAGCCGCACGGCAGGAAGGGGGGGGCTTTTCATCCTTCGAAGATTTCTGCAGTCGTGCCGATCTGAAGAAGGTCAACAAACGGGTTCTGGAAAGCCTGATCAAATGCGGCGCTTTTGATTCGACGGGACAGAAACGCCGTCAATTGATGACGGATCATGAAGAAATTATCGAACGAGCGCAGAAACGGCTGCGGGAGAAAATCAGCAGGCAAGCCAGTTTCTTTGATGATCTGGACGATCAGGGTACTCTTGACCAGGGAGCGCCGGCTGAATCTCCTCAGTCTGAAATTTCGGAATGGGACCCTAAAGAACTGCTGGCTTATGAAAAAGAATTCCTGGGGTTTTATGTCACGGGTCACCCTCTTGAAGGATATGCCTCTAAAATCAGCATGGTAACCAGTGGGGATTCTGCCACGATTCTCGAGAAGGGAGACAAGGAATCGGTAGCCCTGGCCGGTGTGGTTGCGGGAATTCGGGAGGTTTTTACAAAGAAAAAAGAAATCATGGCCTATGTCAGCCTTGAGGACCTCAAAGGGGCAACGGATGTGATCTTTTTCCCCGAGATATATAAAAAGGTCAGTGACATCCTTCATGGAGAAGCGCCCGTTTTTGTGAAGGGAATCCTGGATGTCGCAGAGGAAAACGTGAAAGTGATCGCCGAAGAAGCTTCGCTTTTGTCGGAGACGGAATATAATCCTTTTACAAGCGTCCATTTCATGGTCGATGTCCAAAAAAGGGACTCGGAAGATCTGATCGATGCACTCTCTCATTTAGGGGAGCGTCATAAGGGAAAATATGATGCCTATCTCCACATACTGAATGCCTCCTGCGAGACCCTGGTGTACCTTGGTGAACAGGCGAAATTTTCAATTTCTCCTGAATTGAAGAGGGAAGCCGATAGAATGCTCGGGGAAGGGGTCATGATGTTCATGTGA
- the guaB gene encoding IMP dehydrogenase, with protein sequence MLDEHVKQALTFDDLLLLPAESEILPRDANISTLLTNRISLNIPIVAAAMDTVTESATAICLAQEGGIGFIHRNMSIERQVLEVDKVKKSESGMIVDPITMEPEQKVREALDLMHRYKISGVPVVKNKKLVGILTNRDLRFEENLDQPVSSVMTKDNLITVSANIPLEESKKLLHKHRIEKLLVVDESYNLKGLITIKDIEKIRKYPNACKDSLGRLRVGAAVGILDREARVDALLNAGADVIVIDTSHGHSKGVIDAVRDTKRNFPNCELVAGNVATAEGAQALVDAGVDAVKVGVGPGSICTTRVIAGVGVPQITAIADACKVCSRHDIPVIADGGIKYSGDIVKALAAGAHTVMIGGLFAGTEESPGETILFQGRSYKVYRGMGSLEAMKMGSRDRYYQDDIESSLKLVPEGIEGRVPFRGSLSASIHQLKGGLLAGMGYVGCRTIKELREKARFTRITSAGLRESHVHDVIITKEAPNYWID encoded by the coding sequence ATGTTGGATGAACACGTCAAACAAGCTTTGACTTTTGATGATCTTCTTCTTTTGCCAGCGGAATCAGAGATCCTTCCTCGCGATGCAAATATTTCGACATTGCTGACAAATCGAATATCCCTGAATATACCGATTGTTGCTGCCGCAATGGATACCGTCACCGAATCTGCTACGGCCATTTGCCTGGCACAGGAGGGCGGTATTGGATTCATTCATCGCAATATGAGCATCGAAAGGCAGGTCCTCGAAGTCGATAAAGTTAAAAAATCAGAAAGCGGAATGATTGTCGATCCGATCACGATGGAACCTGAGCAGAAAGTCAGAGAAGCACTCGATTTAATGCACAGGTACAAAATATCCGGCGTTCCCGTGGTTAAGAATAAAAAGCTGGTAGGGATTCTGACCAACCGGGATCTTCGTTTTGAAGAAAATCTGGATCAGCCGGTCTCCAGTGTCATGACAAAGGACAATCTCATCACCGTATCCGCCAATATCCCACTGGAAGAATCAAAGAAACTGCTGCACAAACATCGCATAGAAAAGCTTCTGGTTGTGGATGAATCATACAATCTCAAGGGTTTGATAACGATCAAGGATATTGAGAAGATCAGAAAATATCCCAATGCCTGCAAGGATTCTCTCGGACGGTTACGGGTGGGAGCCGCGGTCGGAATCCTCGATCGGGAAGCCAGGGTTGATGCCCTTTTGAATGCTGGCGCCGACGTTATTGTGATCGATACGTCTCACGGCCACTCCAAAGGGGTCATTGATGCCGTAAGGGACACAAAGAGAAATTTTCCAAACTGTGAGCTTGTTGCGGGCAATGTGGCCACGGCGGAAGGAGCTCAAGCGCTGGTCGATGCAGGCGTTGATGCCGTAAAGGTTGGTGTCGGCCCCGGTTCGATCTGTACGACTCGCGTTATCGCCGGTGTGGGAGTTCCTCAGATAACGGCCATTGCAGATGCCTGTAAGGTATGTTCCCGTCATGATATACCCGTTATTGCCGATGGAGGAATTAAATATTCAGGAGACATCGTCAAGGCGCTTGCGGCCGGCGCCCATACGGTGATGATCGGCGGCCTTTTCGCGGGAACAGAAGAAAGTCCGGGGGAAACGATCCTGTTCCAGGGCAGAAGCTATAAAGTTTACCGTGGTATGGGATCACTGGAAGCCATGAAAATGGGAAGTCGCGATCGTTATTACCAGGATGATATTGAAAGCTCTCTGAAACTTGTTCCGGAAGGTATAGAAGGAAGAGTTCCCTTCCGGGGTTCCTTGTCCGCCAGTATTCACCAATTGAAGGGGGGACTCCTTGCCGGCATGGGTTATGTGGGATGCCGGACGATCAAGGAACTGCGGGAAAAGGCCCGTTTTACCCGCATAACATCTGCTGGCCTGCGTGAAAGCCATGTTCATGATGTGATCATTACCAAAGAAGCTCCCAATTACTGGATTGATTAA
- the dtd gene encoding D-aminoacyl-tRNA deacylase: MRVVVQRVDQASVKVKDRLVGNISKGILIFLGIEKGDNHKDADYLLEKVIHLRIFEDDDGKMNRSLKDISGEMLVVSQFTLLGDCRKGRRPAFTSAEEPERSNLLYSYFIDSAKERIPVVQAGIFQAMMKVELVNDGPVTLLLDSKKLF, translated from the coding sequence ATGCGAGTCGTCGTTCAGCGAGTCGATCAGGCCAGTGTTAAAGTAAAAGATCGACTTGTTGGCAATATTTCAAAGGGCATATTGATATTCCTTGGAATTGAGAAAGGGGATAATCATAAAGATGCCGATTATCTTTTGGAAAAAGTCATCCATTTAAGAATTTTTGAAGATGATGACGGTAAGATGAACCGGTCTCTCAAGGATATTTCCGGGGAAATGCTTGTCGTTTCACAGTTTACACTTTTGGGAGATTGCCGAAAGGGTAGGCGGCCGGCTTTTACATCTGCGGAAGAACCAGAGCGATCCAATTTGCTTTATTCCTACTTCATCGATTCAGCTAAGGAAAGAATCCCCGTCGTTCAAGCTGGAATCTTTCAAGCAATGATGAAAGTCGAACTGGTTAATGACGGACCGGTTACATTGCTTCTTGATAGCAAGAAGCTTTTCTAA
- a CDS encoding UPF0280 family protein, with translation MEYVQRTYRNLVSGDFLKSFHVCEEQTDLFIRADQDLKRQASASVYLHRNHLKNYIRSHPSFLTALQPLPDDPLAPLVVKAMLQASRLAGVGPMAAVAGAMAEFVGRDLLKHSSNIIIENGGDLFLKVTREMNIAVFAGKSPLSYQIALKIYPKDTPLGICTSSATIGHSLSFGIADAVCVKAKSAALADAAATAIGNSVQKKSEIKKALEAGRNIPGVLGVLIIVEKSMGVIGDMELI, from the coding sequence ATGGAATATGTTCAAAGAACCTACCGCAATCTCGTCTCCGGCGATTTTCTGAAATCTTTTCATGTCTGTGAAGAACAGACGGATCTCTTTATCCGGGCCGATCAGGATTTAAAGAGGCAGGCAAGCGCCTCCGTATATCTTCATCGCAATCACCTTAAAAATTATATCCGTTCTCATCCCTCGTTTTTAACCGCGTTACAGCCTTTACCCGACGACCCTCTTGCGCCGCTTGTCGTCAAAGCGATGCTGCAGGCAAGCCGTTTGGCCGGAGTTGGTCCCATGGCTGCCGTGGCTGGCGCCATGGCTGAATTTGTGGGGCGGGATCTTTTAAAGCATTCCTCCAATATCATTATTGAAAATGGGGGAGACCTTTTTCTCAAGGTAACAAGAGAAATGAACATTGCTGTCTTTGCGGGAAAATCTCCCCTGAGTTATCAGATCGCCCTCAAAATATATCCAAAGGATACACCGCTGGGCATCTGTACCTCATCGGCCACGATCGGACATTCCCTGAGCTTCGGTATTGCCGATGCCGTCTGTGTGAAAGCAAAATCAGCCGCCCTTGCCGATGCCGCCGCAACAGCCATCGGAAACAGCGTTCAAAAGAAAAGTGAAATAAAAAAAGCTCTTGAGGCAGGCCGGAACATTCCCGGGGTATTGGGAGTTCTGATTATTGTGGAAAAATCGATGGGCGTTATCGGAGATATGGAACTTATTTAA